The Natator depressus isolate rNatDep1 chromosome 8, rNatDep2.hap1, whole genome shotgun sequence genome window below encodes:
- the JUN gene encoding transcription factor Jun — protein MTAKMEPTFYDDALNATFVQPESGGYGYNNPKVLKQNMTLNLADPSSNLKPHLRNKNADILTSPDVGLLKLASPELERLIIQSSNGLITTTPTPTQFLCPKNVTDEQEGFAEGFVRALAELHNQNTMPSVTSAAQPVNGGMTPVSSMAGNNGFNTTLHSEPPVYANLSNFNPSALSTAPNYNANNMGYPPQHHINPQMPVQHPRLQALKEEPQTVPEMPGETPPLSPIDMESQERIKAERKRMRNRIAASKCRKRKLERIARLEEKVKTLKAQNSELASTANMLREQVAQLKQKVMNHVNSGCQLMLTQQLQTF, from the coding sequence ATGACTGCAAAGATGGAACCTACATTCTATGATGATGCCCTAAATGCTACCTTTGTACAGCCAGAAAGTGGTGGTTATGGATATAATAATCCTAAAGTCCTGAAGCAGAATATGACTCTAAATCTGGCTGATCCTTCAAGCAACCTCAAGCCCCACCTGAGGAACAAGAATGCTGATATTCTTACCTCCCCAGATGTTGGTCTCCTCAAGCTGGCATCTCCTGAACTGGAAAGGCTCATCATCCAGTCCAGCAATGGCTTGATCACCACCACTCCTACCCCAACACAGTTTCTCTGTCCCAAAAATGTTACTGATGAGCAAGAAGGGTTTGCTGAAGGCTTTGtgagggcactggcagagctacaCAACCAGAATACGATGCCCAGTGTTACATCTGCTGCCCAACCTGTTAATGGTGGTATGACACCTGTTTCTTCTATGGCTGGCAACAATGGTTTCAACACCACTTTGCACAGCGAGCCTCCAGTGTATGCCAATCTCAGCAACTTTAACCCCAGTGCACTCAGCACAGCACCTAACTACAATGCAAACAACATGGGCTATCCACCTCAGCATCACATTAATCCTCAGATGCCAGTGCAGCATCCCAGACTGCAAGCTTTGAAAGAGGAGCCCCAGACTGTACCTGAAATGCCAGGGGAGACTCCTCCACTGTCCCCCATTGATATGGAGTCACAGGAGAGGATCAAGGCTGAGAGGAAGCGCATGAGAAACAGAATTGCAGCCTCCAAATGCCGGAAAAGGAAGTTGGAAAGGATTGCCAGATTGGAAGAAAAAGTGAAAACTTTGAAAGCCCAGAACTCAGAACTGGCATCCACTGCCAACATGCTCAGAGAACAGGTTGCACAGCTTAAGCAGAAGGTCATGAACCATGTCAACAGTGGATGCCAGCTAATGCTAACACAACAGTTGCAAACATTTTGA